A stretch of DNA from Acropora palmata chromosome 12, jaAcrPala1.3, whole genome shotgun sequence:
TTATGCTTAAAAGGCGATTTGCGGTCGTGTCGAATTCGCGCTCGTGTTAGATTCGACTTGAAGATCGTATCGTGTTTTATTCATATTCGTGTCCACTTCCTGTTAAAAATTCTAGTTCTTACTCAGGTGGGTATTCATGTCCGGTTCgccttttcctccttcttTTTataatcgtttttttttttttttttctcttacgTTTCCTGTTTGTTAACTTTTATACTACAGCTTAATTTCCTTTTGTAGTTATTTTTAATGATGTCAACAAGACTCAAACACTTTTAAGAAAAACATATATATGTAATAACCAGCTTCTTCAAatgttttgcatttattttggtCATCcaaaccccccccccccccttttattgagataataataacaatgcaTATCAAActaacttagttaacgactACACTTAAGAAGTGCCTAGACAGACCAGCGCGCTGTTTAGAAACACAGTCGAAGAGCTGAAATAACCCGAGCAAACTCAGATGAGTAGGAGGATGCAACTCCGATACTAAGcctaccgtatttactcgagtAATCTCCTCTCTCGattaagcgccgccctcgaataagcgccgcatctgggacaaaaaaaaaattagtaagCACCGCCCTCCAATAGCCACCACACCCttttgggtttttttcacCGCctgaatttctctcgtaatcctagatttactatcagttaGTATCAGTCTATGGGAAAACtaacagatagaaagtgtaccgttgaataaaaatatagaaacacgaaaaattaaataagcgccgcagcgcttattcgagtaaacacggtatgtcacggcatttttacagactaaTCTATTTTAGtacgtctttttttttgtgaagcAAAGGCAGTTCTGTTCCAGTGCGCAATGACGTTagttagtttcttgtgattggtcatggcactacCATGGGAGTCTCAtcccagggaaattcgatttATAAATGAATCGGTCGATGAAAACGCCGTAACAGGAATATAATGGAGTTGCTTGCTTCTACTTATTGGCTCATAATTCTGTTTAGTAGATTTCATCTCTCAATGTAAAATATGTTTCAGCATCCTATTTGTCGCATTATCCACGTAATCTAACTAACAACATCAATTTGTATTCCGTCTAAGAGTGCCTGTGATCGAGCTGTCTGTGAAAACGGAGGCACATGTCAAAGTGGTTTTACAGATAAAGGATACCGATGTGTTAGTCCTCCGAACTTCTTCTCAGCTCACTGCGAAAAAGGTATTGGCAACTTTATTGCAACTCgaagctcttttttttttttttataaggGTACAAGCAAGAATGATTTCATGTTATTAATCTGTTCATAttgggtcaatacaatgaaaaatggtatattagcctcgtttaagtgtcaaaacaaaaccttaATCTTTTTCACATAAATAAAGTTTCGCTACTGCCCTGATTATTTTGGTGAGAAAGTTTTTGGCCCTGGACTTTGCTATCGGATGTTGCACCTTAGGCCTATGGAAGACCATGCAGAAGAATAGATTTAGCTTACTTTGAAACGTCATCCCAAGGTCTCATTCACGCCCGAGAAATGCAGAAACAGAGAGAGAAAGCTTTGCTTTTCtgtgtttcttgtttttttgttttgtttttttttttggttttggttttggttttgttttgttttgtttgttttcttacaGAATGCCTAATTCATGTACTGTTTTTGGATGTAACAACAAGACTGACTCATGGCAGAGCTTTACACAGAATACTGTGTAAAGCCTGGCATCCAGTTGATCTATTATACCACAACGTTCCCTCCATGTCTTCTCTCTCCACCCTACAggttccattttcatttttttcccctGGGGTCTACCGTGAAATGGACCAACATTCTGTCCATGAAAAATTAGCAATACTCTCAGCTCCCTCATGCTCCACAAAACAGGATGAGCACTTTCATGAGTTGTTAGTGGTTTACTTAAAAGCAATCAGACGCGGCGTCTTGACTTTATTaagcgtcacaaagtgtccctaCACCCTTTTTGTtaacttcaccatcacttccAGTGAGAAATTCAAACAATGGAGGTCATAAAATGTCCTCCTAACTCCACTgctaaaaatgcaaaataagtAGCGCCTAAccgacttaaaaaaaaaaaaaaggaattaacATAAGCGCTTAAAGGAAATCATCGACATTACAATAGAATATCCTCATTATCTAATTggaagtaaataaaataattaattatatgCAGATATGCTAAAAGAAAAGGCTTCAAAATGTCTTAGGGTGTTCTATAAAGTCAGTTATGTTATTCTGCCAAGTTCGATCTTGATGATGACGGCATGGAGCCGTCGAAACGTAGTTCTGTTGACGGACAAAACTGTACATGGTTAGGAAAGAATCCACTTACAGCTTCAAGGGTGGATATAATATCATTTAGTGAAGAACACGACGAAAGCAAAGCAATTTCGAGACGACGGTGCTGACAGCAATGACAACGACTTCGATAACAAAAGCATGAAAACGATATCGATGATGACGAGTTCGATGGTAATGACTTCAAAAACAATGACTTTACGACGACTGCACTGATGATAATGAGAGCGATGTCGATATCGTGGGTAATGTGGAAATAACTAAAAGGATTATGATTGTGACGCGAGTGACGGCAATGACGTTAATAACGTCGATTGACatgagaacaataattatgttgaTGACGAGAGCAATGGCGATACTGCCAACAGACAATAATGACGTTGATGCTAATGTAGAAGACGCTTTTTATGCTAATGATGTCGACCACGACGACGATAGCTGATGATGAAAACTATGTTGTCACTGCATTTGAACGAAAAAATTCAGCCCATGGCTAACTCGCTTCAGTAATAACACATATTACACGTCCTCATTGAGTACGGTGGGGTTACCCTAACATCTCTTAATTTACTTACAGGTTGTCCAGAACATTGGGCGGTATTCAACAACTCTTGTTATTATTTGATTGATGGAGGCTCTTCAAAATTAAGTGatgttaagaaaaaatgcaagcAAATGTCAGCAAAGCTCCCCATCATTAAATCAAAAGCGGAGAACACTTTTGTTGTTGACTTGATGAGCAAGCAGAACGTTGCTTGGGTATGGCTTGGCATGATGAGAAAACAAGGCAAGATGGTTTGGTTTGACAATACACCAGCAGAGCCATCAAATAGAGCACTGTACAGCGCATGGGGAAAAAATGAGCCAAGTAACGAGAAAAACGAGGATTGTGCTTACCTGGACTTCCACAAAAAAACGTGGGATGACAACAAGTGCGACCACACCCCTTCTTCGGGTCCCTCTGTTATTTGCCAAAAGGAGCGTAAGAAAGATGGATCTTCAAAAACGGAAGGGTAAAGAAAGGCTAcctataataaaataatatcattGTCCTCAataaaacaatgcaaaactCAAACTACCGAGGGATTAGTTGATATTCCTACACAGCTATGTTTGTTCATTTCCATGACAGAGTAGACTAGTCttgaattataattattattactgtggttattaccattattactTACCCTTTAAGCACAGTAGACTAAGATATATGTTTCACAATGCAATATAGTGCTCATATTTCTGTTGCAATCGCCGCGGACTTTGAACGGAACAAACAGGAAggtaaagaaaggaaaaatagttTCCTTTGTAGAAGAAAGAGAATGGCTTAAGTTTTGTTAATGTAGATAACGAATGATGTAATTTTTGACGGTTGAGTAACCTACGAGCAAATTGGTGAGAAATTAATATCGTGAGGGCACGATCTCGAGAAGCTATTTTAGCTTTTCACGGACGATTTTTACCATTCTACGTCAGTCAGTGTTGCTTGTGacttctgttttctttctctttttattaTGATAGGGACGGTCTAGGGGTACCTCCTCCCCTCAGGTTTCGAACCAGTGCTTTAGATGGGTAATACGTTTCCACCACTTTTGGCCACAAATAACGAATGGTTTTACGGTGGTATTTCGTATCTGACGTGGTGCATTATTTGAGTTTTTCGTACAGTTGTGTTATAACATTAGATGTAATGTATTACTATCATTACTCTATTGCATATATTTATCAGCTGGCTGACTGCACACTTCTTAATAAACTATATCAATATAAATGCTCATGTTAGTGAAGTCAAAGTCAAGTATTTTTGGATTTTAACTCTTGCGAGAGAGTTTCTGTGGCAGTGCCGTAGACTCTCTCTAGTGGATCTtgatttatttcctttttgcgAAGTGAAGACTTTTCCTTTATATGCTCTGGCATTTGCATTTTATCATTCCAATAGACTCCACATCCGCCGCATAGTGCGGTTTCTTGTAAACTATCCCATGACACTCTAAGGAATATCAGTTACGTGACAACTTTTTACAACATTTACTCTTTTACAGTGCATTATATTCCGTAAACAGCAAACAAGATGTTTCGTGCTTGTTTGTGAACTCATGTTACAGCTATAAGCTTCTAAGTAAAGATGAGCTTGAAACATCTTGTTGTCTTTGCTCGTTGATTTTCGGAAAAGGCGTTAACTTCCAGTCCCAGCACCCGTTCCATGGTTTTAGGCCAGTCCAAAAAAGAAACGTCCTAGCACCACTTGCAAAAAATTGAGTTGGCTTATTGTCAGGCATTTAACTGCAGAACatgtcatttcacgttgtttgTAGGACGAGAAATCTTAGATATTTGCAAGTAATACCATACATTCCCACTCAGTAACTGTAACAAAGTGTGTCCTCACACTCTGAATGAACTTCAACATCGCTTGTGATAAGGAATACGGACAGTAAAGGTCACGAACTGTCTGTCTAAGCTCTACATGGAGACAAGAACAGAAGTCTCGTCGAAACTAAACAAATAACTTAAAAACAAACGCTTACGCTCATATTCCAAACATGTATTTCAGGCATACACCTAACTGGACAGCGTATCAACATTTGTAAGCGTGCATCCAATTTCTTGCAGTCCTCGACATAAGTGCCGAACAAGCGtacattaattaaaaaaataataagacgagggaaataaaaataagtaaagttcaaaaaaataaaaaaactaaagcaaaacagaacaaaaagatTGATGCAAGGCGGCCAAAAAGCTATTGTTTTAGTCAACTAAATATGTAAACTTGTGGCGAAGCACTTGTACGTCGCCGTCCCCTTTCCTCAATTTCCGTATTAGTTTCATGCCCTCGGTcaaagtttttatttatttatttatttattattattgttattattattttattattattactattattattattattattattattattattattattattattattattactatcaaaccccgttgaagtcctgactttttcagacTTCTTTACGccattgcttaaattgcgttcataactgcatgcgatgatcatagcttacttgattttgtatccgcagttcaatatatgaaacatttatatatcacttcacattattattattattattattatttatttactttttttcctaaacgaaCCAGGAGCCTATTACCCTGCTTCTGACGGACCTCTACAGCTACCATCCGGCATCTGCTCCCACGCTTGTGGTTAACTGCATTGTGAAAATGTTTCCCGTTTTATATTTTACAAATCTTTATTAACTTTCAGCAAACACAATATGGTAACGGCATGAAAGGcgtttcttcaaaatttaagttaattttGTCTCAAGTATTGCTTTAGTTTTCCAACTTCCCGTTTATGCAACATGGAGAAAGTATTTCATAACGGTAGTTATACGAATGCTTTTCAGAtaaaactctagcctagcctcaacaatgcacttgtagacttcactcatgTCTCACCGCTGACTACAATCATCttacaaggctgtgtcacaggaatactgactatgattgacaaagtcAACATTTAacagccaactgactaaaagcTAACTTAGCCTACccaccccccctaaagtaactttgctgtGCTCTTACAACAGCAAGCTAACCACTAcatcatagctcagggcctctagAGTTTAGACAGGCATGCCTTGAcgcgccccccccccccccccttagTTTTCAGACCGCCAcgatggcttgaaaacaggcgcagcttgatgttcgcaaaacagtgctcaatacatagaagtagagcgaagtatatatgggagaaaaaaaaaaaaaacaaataaactaccagttcatccctacaagcctgtttcgtggtcgcccactcatcacgGGAttagtgggcgaccacgaaacaggcttgtagggatgaactggtagtttatttgttttatttggtagtttatatatatatatatatatatatatatacataactgcagacagtacagTTTCGGCCTATGCGTGCCTCACCTGCAACACGACTATTtgtattttgtcttgtttacACCAATACATCACTGTATTGTGGTGTTGCCATTACCAAGGAAGTCTTCGCTAAGACTTCCTTGTGTCAAGGTGAAACGCGTCGCGCATcaacaaaaattcaatttgACTCGGAAATATTGACTTAAATATTGTGATAAGCTGCTGAGAAGAATTTAACGGATTGCTATTATATTATCAGTCAGTCTAGACTCTAGTCAGCTGTGTAGATGAGATACACGAAGTGTATATAAACAGTGCTAACACTTACTACAAAACTGTTCatcatatatataaatatgcACAGAAAcacataaacaagaaaaaggaagaggTTATCATCTTAAAAAGGATTCAATACTAGTACCTGCCCCAAGGATAATTACACGCAATTTAATGAagcttttgattggctaaaattcatttgatttgtGTAATGGGTTACGTAAACTCAATCGGTGCTTAAAAGGAAGATATTTTGACACAAGGTCGTTTCAAAACAATTACCAAAAGctaaataacaaattttcgAAGTTCGAGTCTCAAGGCAATTAAATTGGACAGCCATGGGACCTTTATTTCCAGTGTATGTTGCCTTGTCAGCTTTAAATTTCCAACTCGTTACTGCGTGCCAAGATGGTAAgttagctcttttttttttttgttttattataatttttttggcttttatTGCGTTCTCTAGGTTATTGTCTTTTTTAGCTTTAACCTTACTTcttgcatgaaaaaatttctctgtCCCGATCATGTGTTGTTCAAAGTATTGTTAAGGTACTTCTATGTCTGGTGGCTCCTCGACGTGGGGAGAAAAGTTAACTTAATAAAAACGTaagcaaaaatgcaaaagtatgtgaaaattatatttaaacATTTCTTGCACCTGATTCTGCGCATCGGCTGCATCATCTACAACCACCAAATAATTTTAGCTGGTACAATTTTAGAAACCAATTTACTTAACCGGAGATACGCacagagtggttttcaaatacCTTTATCCAATCTATGTCCAAGCAGTATAACCTATATAATACtgtattatattatttttgtagttCTGCAACCTATCTGTTTGtctgtctatctatctatctatctatctatctatctatctatctgtctGTCTAtctgtctatctatctatctatctttcTATCCATCCACCTATCTATCAAAAGGTTCATGGGTATATCAATTACAGGATTAAGCAAGACTCCAGCTTTGACCGTCCAGTATTGAAAAATCAACACACTTTTAGGGAATTCGACGAGAGTTTGGAAtgtaaaatattaaacatAATCTAATTGATAATTAAGTAAAAGGAATGTAAGCAATAAAGACCCCATTTCACAACTTTTCAGTTAAGTTAACAACGTGGGGCGCCAACTAGAGAACTTCTGTTCATGGCGAATAGAAGCGAGTTTTATCTAGGAGTATATCATAAGGGgcgtttacacgacagagaaaaaatggcacggatccgacaaaaactggaacggttccaatagtttttgcaaagaaacagttAACTTTTATCCGTTCCGTGTCGGGTCCATAGGCGCCTATGGACCTATTGCGGAACGGATAAAAGTTCACTGTGTCTTTGCAAAAACTGTTGGAACcgttccagtttttgtcggatcCGTACCATTTTTGctctgtcgtgtaaacgcCCCTATAGTGTTACCTTGTAGACGAACAACTTCCCTTTAGAAGACAACAAAGGTGTCGAAGTGCTTCTTCGACTACGCACATGGCTAATActcaaagggaaaaaaatagatGAGCGAATATGAAGTCGAGTGACTACCAGTTGAAAACTATGCTGCATTTATAAACTGGCAAATATAATTGCCTCAGCTTCTTTAATCTGAGCAAAGGGTTAAGTTCAGCTTTGTGTTTTGGTGCTAATTTCAACTGAACCTCATCGATTCgtttaaaacagaaaaatttcCCGTTTCACTTCGATCCGCATAGAAGTGGCACAGCAGTCTCAAGTTCTTCCATTGTAAACGGCATATTGTCAATAAACTCTCCTTGCCTCTCTGTGTAGAGAAACTCTaagttattttgaaattcttgtaAGAGGTTTTACACGCTAAAATCATAAACTAACCCTAGGTTTAGGACCAAGATTATATGATGGCTAGATCTAAAATATAGAGCTAGGAACTAATAACATTCACGACTGAATGTCATTGAGCGCATTCAGAAAATGGCAATTTTCCCTTTGGAGCCATGCTTAGTCATTGTAATTTGGTTTCAAACATAAGAATTCAACTTTCGACTGTAACAAAGCTCACGAGGCTGGGGTCTCGAGCGTTAGTCCCTCGATACAGCGACCGCGTTTAGtgagggaaaaaaatggaatgcGTGCCTTCCCCACCGAtaggaaaataaatatttcccAGCTAGTAATGTTCATTAAACATGAGTTGGGTTTCTCATACAATCGCTACATGCATGTGAAGTTATTCCCTTCAAGAAGGGTTATCAAAGTTTATTTCATCGTTGCAGTTCAAACTGGTATGCAATTTTCATATTACGTTATTTTCTAGTAATAAACTTTGTGAGACCAAGAGAGTGAAAGGCCcataaaaacaaagcaaaattttccCACTTGGGATCTTTGTGGCCATAAAATTAACAACGATTGACGAATTTCGcattacaaaaaataaataaaaaagcaacaacaacaataacaagcGCTCATTCATAGACTTAATTTGCACGCGCAAACCGTTATTTGAAATGTATCAATTTCAAGGAGAGTCAATACCCCATAATTCAAACTGGAAGCAATACTTGTGAATCACGCGCTTaagtatttcattttatcacgCAATGTGCTAAACGGCAAATGGAATCATGCATCAAAATGAAAGTTTTCACAAAAGCATAACAGTGCAATGAGAAACAATGCAATGATAGGCAGAATTCTTCCTTCTGTGCAACAAAATCGGGAAGGAAAACCACTTAAGATGGTGCAATAACCTGTGGTAAATGTTGCCTGAAATgcacaaaaccaaaaacacaTGTACAAAGCATGCAAAACTACTGCCTCTCGTtataaaatatgtaaatttacCCTAATAATTATCTGACTGGAAGACAAAAACcaacctcccaatgctggaaCAATTATTATAGCTTAGCACGTTCAGATGCAGAACTAATTAAGGGCTTGCttttggcagctatgattccagcTAGGATCAAACTGTACCCTAGCCTcgacaatgccacttgtagactttgCTTAAGTCCTAGCTCAAAGTCCTGGCTCGAATCCTGGCTTTGATGTTACTTTATCGCTataaatatacatacatatattaCATTATCAGTATAGTATTTTATTCACTGTatttcatagtttttttttttccttttttttattatgtatttatttattattaaattatagTGCTTCATATATATTACAACATCCTCTTGCCTTTCAAGGAGAATGTCGTCAACTCTCTTTCCCAGCCGCCTATATGTTTGGTAACAAATGTTTGATGAAACATGTCATTACAACTGTAAAAGTCCCTGACTTCGATTTCTGCGAGCTGCAGTGTTACCACCAACCCAATTGTGTCAGTGTAAATTTCAAAGTCATCCAAGCCAGCGGAGGACTTCATGAATGCGAGCTGAACAATGCCACTCATCGAAGTCATGGCAACGAGCTTTTGAACAGAGATGGCTACGTCTACAAAGGAGCAGAGGTAAGAAATCGTAATATATTGTTATCCTTTactaaaaaagcaaaaaaatatcttaCACTTGAGTCAGTTTTGTGTCATTGTCTGGCAAATTTATGCGGGGTCTCATATAATGCAATTAATGCTAGCTTTGGATTTGTGTATTCGTGATGAAGTTTGGCCTCACATTTGAGTTGAAGATTGTTATGGATTCGTGTGCGTGTCAAATTTATGCCCGGTTCATTTTCATCTTGATGTAAGATTCGAGCTGAAGTTTCCATTCTTGTCTACGTCAAAGTTCGGGTGCAGGCGCTTAATATTGTTCACGTAACAATTACGCTCTGTTCAGTTTTATATTCGAGTCGGATTAGGGCTAAACTTCGAATTCGTGGGCTTATGTTCGCGGTGATTTGCGTTCGTGTCAAATTCACGCTAGTGCTAGATTCGACCTGAAGTTCGGATCgtgttttattcattttcatgtCAACTTCCTGTTCTAATTCTAGTTCTTACTCAGATGAGTATTCATGTTCGATTCGCGTTTTCCTCCTTCCTTTTATAATcccaattgtttttttttttttttttttttttttatcttacgTTTCCCTTTTGTCAACTTTTATGCCACAGCTTACTTTCCTTTTGTAGTTATATTTTAATGATGTTAAGAAGACTCAAATACTTTTACGAAAAACATAGATACGTAATAATCAGCTTCTTTAAGttgtttgcatttatttttgtgtCATCTAATACCCCCTTTTTTGTCCTAttgagataataataataatcaatatcAAACTAACTTTGTTAACGACTCCCCGTTAAGAAGTGCCTAGACACACCAGCTCGCTGTTTACAATCACAGTCGAAGAACTGAAATAAGCCGACCAAACTCAGATGAGTAGGAGGATGCAAGTCCGATACTAAGCCTACCGCATTTTTTTCGAGTAAGCGCTGCGCTCGATTAAGCGGCGCCTCGTGCcgcatctgggacaaaaaagttaataagcgccgccctcgaataggCACCGCACCCGCGATCATCTCACCGCTGACATTTTCgctctcgttatc
This window harbors:
- the LOC141860150 gene encoding uncharacterized protein LOC141860150 isoform X2, with amino-acid sequence MASSKSLILLTVVLLVGVQSACRDGECRQLSFPAAYMFGNKCLMKHVIATVKVPDFDFCELQCYHQPNCVSINFNVIPVSEGLHECELNNATHRSNGNELLNRDGYIYKGAESACDRAVCENGGTCQSGFTDKGYRCVSPPNFFSAHCEKGCPEHWAVFNNSCYYLIDGGSSKLSDVKKKCKQMSAKLPIIKSKAENTFVVDLMSKQNVAWVWLGMMRKQGKMVWFDNTPAEPSNRALYSAWGKNEPSNEKNEDCAYLDFHKKTWDDNKCDHTPSSGPSVICQKERKKDGSSKTEGDGLGVPPPLRFRTSALDG
- the LOC141860150 gene encoding uncharacterized protein LOC141860150 isoform X1, encoding MGSFFQIYVALFALSFIFVSACHDGECRQLSFPAAYMFGNKCLMKHVIATVKVPDFDFCELQCYHQPNCVSINFNVIPVSEGLHECELNNATHRSNGNELLNRDGYIYKGAESACDRAVCENGGTCQSGFTDKGYRCVSPPNFFSAHCEKGCPEHWAVFNNSCYYLIDGGSSKLSDVKKKCKQMSAKLPIIKSKAENTFVVDLMSKQNVAWVWLGMMRKQGKMVWFDNTPAEPSNRALYSAWGKNEPSNEKNEDCAYLDFHKKTWDDNKCDHTPSSGPSVICQKERKKDGSSKTEGDGLGVPPPLRFRTSALDG
- the LOC141860150 gene encoding uncharacterized protein LOC141860150 isoform X3, which gives rise to MGSFFQIYVALFALSFIFVSACHDGECRQLSFPAAYMFGNKCLMKHVIATVKVPDFDFCELQCYHQPNCVSINFNVIPVSEGLHECELNNATHRSNGNELLNRDGYIYKGAESACDRAVCENGGTCQSGFTDKGYRCVSPPNFFSAHCEKGCPEHWAVFNNSCYYLIDGGSSKLSDVKKKCKQMSAKLPIIKSKAENTFVVDLMSKQNVAWVWLGMMRKQGKMVWFDNTPAEPSNRALYSAWGKNEPSNEKNEDCAYLDFHKKTWDDNKCDHTPSSGPSVICQKERKKDGSSKTEG